Proteins encoded in a region of the Tripterygium wilfordii isolate XIE 37 chromosome 21, ASM1340144v1, whole genome shotgun sequence genome:
- the LOC119988851 gene encoding pentatricopeptide repeat-containing protein At1g08610 codes for MWHAITPENSIVEAKCFHSRQLCFREGSLHKGIVNCSVTKVSTFFCNHSLEFNCRTRFCLQWRGDGLGRNLLPVQCRGMLKNVAIDSGDEVDEGVDSFLPSTERKPIDQRSSKKLTNSSTLCLDVPFVDNDEKTNNGILLGFCQRGKLNHAIRLVDVMVRRNQIPDFPSCINIIRGLINIELVDKATRILKSMVMSGGIPDIITYNMMIGGLCKRGKLRSAMNLLEDMSLSGCSPDVITYNTILRCMFDNGNFNQAVGFWKDQLRKGCPPFVITYTVLIKLVCDHCGTSRALEVVEDFATEGCYPDLVTYNSLLNFACKHGNYEDAAMVIRNILSHGIEPNIVTYNTLLHSLCSLGCWDEVDEILAIMNETSHSPTVVTYNILINGFCKNGLLDRAISFFDQMVSRDCSPDVVTYNTLLRALCREGMVDEALRLFGFLSSSSFSLGLITFNIVIDGLAKNGKMDKAIELYGLMNGNGITPDDITHRCLIWGFCHLDRVEEAAEIMKETNKRNHRIDISAYKLVILGLCRTKKLDIAIQVLEMMISSRCKPDQEIYSTLVEGVADAGMTEEANALSKKLIESNILIESHAGLSRDYAGF; via the coding sequence ATGTGGCATGCAATTACCCCAGAAAACTCCATAGTTGAGGCAAAATGTTTCCATAGTCGGCAATTATGTTTCAGAGAAGGCAGCCTCCATAAAGGCATTGTCAATTGCTCAGTTACTAAAGTATCTACTTTTTTCTGTAATCATTCCCTCGAGTTCAATTGCAGAACTCGGTTTTGTTTGCAATGGAGGGGAGATGGTTTGGGGAGAAATTTGCTTCCTGTGCAGTGTAGAGGGATGCTGAAAAATGTTGCTATTGATAGTGGGGATGAAGTTGACGAAGGTGTGGACAGTTTTTTACCAAGTACGGAGAGGAAACCGATTGACCAGAGGAGTTCTAAGAAACTTACAAATTCTTCAACGCTGTGTTTAGATGTACCCTTTGTAGATAATGATGAAAAGACCAATAATGGTATCCTTCTGGGTTTCTGCCAACGTGGGAAGTTAAATCATGCAATAAGGTTGGTTGATGTTATGGTACGCCGTAATCAGATTCCCGACTTTCCTTCTTGCATAAACATAATCAGGGGTCTTATCAACATTGAGCTTGTAGATAAAGCTACGAGAATCCTAAAAAGCATGGTTATGTCTGGTGGAATTCCAGATATTATAACTTACAACATGATGATTGGTGGTCTGTGTAAGAGGGGAAAGTTAAGATCTGCCATGAATCTCTTGGAGGATATGAGTTTGAGCGGTTGCTCTCCAGATGTGATTACCTATAACACAATACTCCGGTGCATGTTTGACAATGGGAACTTTAATCAGGCTGTTGGATTTTGGAAGGACCAACTAAGAAAGGGATGCCCTCCATTTGTAATTACCTACACTGTTCTTATCAAGCTAGTTTGCGATCACTGTGGAACCTCACGGGCATTGGAGGTAGTGGAAGATTTCGCAACTGAAGGCTGTTATCCAGATCTTGTCACCTATAATTCACTGCTTAATTTTGCCTGTAAACATGGGAACTATGAGGATGCAGCTATGGTCATACGTAATATTCTTTCTCATGGAATAGAACCTAATATTGTAACTTACAACACCCTTCTCCATTCACTTTGCAGCCTTGGATGTTGGGATGAGGTGGATGAGATCCTTGCGATTATGAATGAAACTTCCCACTCTCCTACAGTGGTTACTTACAATATTTTGATCAATGGGTTTTGCAAAAATGGGCTTTTGGATCGTGCCATCTCTTTCTTTGATCAAATGGTTTCGAGGGATTGTTCACCTGACGTTGTAACTTATAATACTCTCTTGCGTGCTCTTTGCAGAGAAGGAATGGTGGATGAGGCCCTCAGGTTATTTGGATTTCTGAGTAGTAGCAGCTTTTCTCTTGGGTTAATCACTTTCAACATAGTGATCGATGGATTGGCTAAAAATGGCAAAATGGATAAAGCGATCGAGTTATATGGTCTGATGAATGGAAATGGGATCACTCCTGATGATATCACCCATCGTTGTTTAATTTGGGGATTTTGCCATTTAGATCGAGTTGAGGAGGCTGCGGAGATAATGAAGGAGACAAATAAGAGAAACCACAGGATCGATATTAGTGCTTACAAGTTGGTAATACTGGGATTATGTAGAACTAAGAAGTTGGATATTGCCATACAAGTTCTGGAGATGATGATCTCAAGTCGATGCAAACCAGATCAGGAAATCTATTCTACTTTAGTTGAAGGGGTGGCAGATGCTGGAATGACAGAAGAGGCTAATGCTTTGAGCAAGAAGTTGATAGAATCTAATATTCTTATAGAAAGCCACGCTGGACTAAGCAGAGACTATGCAGGTTTTTGA